From a region of the Toxotes jaculatrix isolate fToxJac2 chromosome 7, fToxJac2.pri, whole genome shotgun sequence genome:
- the psat1 gene encoding phosphoserine aminotransferase, with translation MEQKQTINFGAGPAKLPQSVLLQAQKELLDYSGIGISVLEMSHRSSDFSKILNKTESLLRELLNIPDNYKVMFLQGGGSGQFSAVPLNLIGLKEDKCADYLVTGTWSAKAAKEAEKYGKINVVHPKLDSYTKIPDPSSWTLNPSASYVYYCCNETVHGVEYNFTPETNGVVLVSDMSSNFLSRPVDVSKFGLIFAGAQKNVGCAGVTVVIVREDLLGHALKECPIVLDYKVQAEMNSLYNTPPCFSIYIMGLVLEWIKNNGGSAAMESLNKQKSSMIYDIINASNGFYVCPVDVACRSRMNVPFRVGKKEGDDALEKEFLDGASKHGMISLKGHRSVGGIRASLYNAVTLEDTEALAAYMKEFLKEHQ, from the exons ATGGAGCAGAAACAAACCATCAACTTTGGCGCTGGCCCTGCAAAGCTCCCCCAGTCC GTGCTGCTCCAGGCACAGAAGGAGCTCCTGGACTACAGTGGCATTGGCATTAGCGTTCTTG AGATGAGTCATCGATCATCAGACTTCAGCAAAATCCTCAACAAAACAGAGAGTCTCCTGCGAGAGTTGCT AAATATCCCAGACAACTACAAGGTGATGTTTCTGCAGGGCGGCGGGTCTGGACAGTTCAGTGCTGTTCCTCTCAACCTGATTGGCCTCAAAGAGGACAAGTGTGCCGATTACCTGGTGACCGGCACGTGGTCGGCAAAAGCAGCGAAAGAAGCGGAAAAATACGGCAAAATCAATGTTGTACACCCAAAGCTGGATAGTTATACGA AAATCCCCGACCCCAGCAGCTGGACCCTGAACCCCTCGGCCTCCTATGTGTACTACTGCTGCAACGAGACTGTCCACGGTGTGGAATACAACTTCACACCTGAAACAAACGGTGTGGTCCTAGTCAGCGACATGTCCTCCAACTTTCTGTCCCGACCGGTGGATGTGTCGAAG TTTGGGCTGATTTTCGCTGGAGCTCAGAAGAATGTCGGCTGTGCCGGGGTAACTGTGGTCATCGTGCGAGAGGACTTGTTAGGCCACGCTCTGAAAGAGTGTCCCATTGTCCTGGACTACAAGGTGCAGGCTGAAATGAATTCTCTCTACAACACACCGCCATGTTTCAG TATCTACATCATGGGTCTGGTGCTGGAGTGGATTAAAAACAACGGTGGCAGCGCTGCCATGGAAAGTCTCAACAAACAGAAATCTTCCATGATTTATGACATTATCAACGCTTCTAATGGCTTTTATGT gTGTCCCGTGGACGTGGCTTGTCGGAGCCGCATGAATGTACCATTTCGTGtggggaagaaagagggagatgaTGCCTTGGAAAAGGAGTTTCTGGACGGAGCATCCAAACATGGAATGATATCACTGAAGGGACACAG gTCAGTTGGAGGAATCCGTGCATCTCTGTACAACGCAGTAACACTGGAGGACACTGAAGCCCTGGCTGCCTATATGAAGGAGTTCCTCAAAGAGCACCAATAA
- the kiss1rb gene encoding KISS1 receptor b codes for MRVDSAASHGPDCGSACNESVALEGRGPPMLVDAWLVPTFFSLIMLVGLVGNSLVIHVVTKHQQMKTVTNFYIVNLATTDILFLVCCVPFTATLYPLPSWIFGEFMCRLVNYLQQVTAQATCITLSAMSVDRCYVTVYPLQSLRHRTPRMALAISLSIWIGSLLLSTPVAVYQRLETGYWFGPQTYCSEVFPSARLQKAFIIYSFLAVYLLPLLTITACYAFMLKRMGQPSVNPIDSSYQLQAQAQRAAAVRGRVSRMVVVMVALFLICWGPIQVCILLQAFGLRSYVLYKLKIWGHCMSYSNSSVNPLVYAFMGNNFRKAFKHAFPAIFMWRTRGRVRVGNMDAEEGGEMDRQAPKGEAEMHFLSSGS; via the exons ATGAGAGTGGATTCAGCAGCCAGTCATGGTCCAGACTGTGGGTCGGCATGTAACGAGTCTGTAGCTCTGGAGGGACGGGGTCCACCAATGTTGGTCGACGCCTGGCTGGTCCCCACTTTCTTCAGCCTCATCATGTTGGTAGGCCTGGTCGGGAACTCACTGGTCATCCATGTGGTCACCAAACACCAGCAGATGAAGACCGTCACCAACTTTTACATAG TAAACCTGGCTACGACTGATATCTTGTTTCTGGTCTGCTGCGTGCCTTTCACTGCCACACTGTACCCACTGCCCAGCTGGATCTTTGGAGAGTTTATGTGTCGACTGGTGAACTACCTTCAGCAG gtgacAGCTCAGGCAACATGTATCACTCTGTCAGCGATGAGTGTGGACCGCTGCTACGTCACTGTCTATCCTCTGCAGTCACTGCGACACCGCACCCCGCGCATGGCTCTGGCCATCTCGTTGTCTATATGGATAG GCTCCTTGCTGTTGTCAACCCCTGTGGCTGTGTACCAGCGTCTAGAGACAGGATACTGGTTTGGTCCTCAGACATACTGCAGCGAGGTCTTCCCCTCGGCCCGCCTCCAGAAAGCCTTCATCATCTACAGCTTCTTGGCTGTTTACCTGCTGCCACTGCTCACTATCACTGCCTGTTATGCCTTCATGCTCAAGCGCATGGGCCAACCCAGCGTGAATCCCATCGATAGTAGCTACCAA CTTCAGGCTCAGGCCCAGCGAGCGGCAGCAGTGCGGGGGCGAGTCTCccggatggtggtggtgatggtggccCTGTTCCTCATCTGCTGGGGGCCCATCCAGGTCTGCATCCTCCTGCAAGCTTTTGGCCTCCGCAGTTACGTTCTATACAAG ctgaagatTTGGGGTCACTGCATGTCTTACTCCAACTCTTCTGTCAACCCCCTGGTTTATGCCTTCATGGGCAACAACTTCAGAAAGGCCTTCAAGCACGCCTTCCCTGCCATCTTTATGTGGCGCACCAGGGGGAGAGTCAGGGTGGGAAACATGGACGcagaggaagggggagaaaTGGATCGCCAGGCACCCAAAGGAGAAGCAGAGATGCACTTTCTTTCATCTGGGTCCTAA